Proteins encoded within one genomic window of Lysinibacillus sphaericus:
- a CDS encoding HlyD family secretion protein yields the protein MMRFIKSRPWTSLSMIVMAILVGLNAFYVFKENSKVARSYFVDEFQRATVGDRVETVKKDAIVAPAETYTVSADAKSLSAVNVKRGQHIQASDLLATYKTEQVDDELTKLEAERDAYETELSDLQSALSQIESDFGGTDNPKSSINTDQISDKLNVTVKLELGQQNTPSTAVAILNRHIAEATRQIAVMDAQIAQIQARQGVVSPVDGVIANVTDEAGTVTFEIYSTEKAMLVYLSEEEWQQVAAGQRVDFELQHFKDDLSGIVLEKSMIATNHDAIWAKELAKSAKLPKPTNYEVMLQQDDMLENIPFSTVGQAAIVVNEAFDAYKVNSSWVKSVKGAKSVYIIDEDGKIRLEDIEVAFSTKDSTIFTSYIDVGTPILANEKRNILARTFCSMPVKKIEWQHFKEIGWKDYVKYIIF from the coding sequence ATGATGCGTTTTATAAAATCCAGACCTTGGACAAGCCTTAGTATGATCGTGATGGCGATTTTAGTTGGCTTAAATGCCTTCTACGTATTCAAGGAAAATAGCAAAGTAGCGCGTTCCTATTTTGTTGATGAATTTCAACGAGCTACTGTCGGTGACCGTGTAGAAACGGTGAAAAAAGATGCAATAGTTGCACCAGCCGAAACATATACAGTTTCTGCAGATGCGAAAAGTTTATCAGCAGTAAATGTAAAGCGTGGTCAGCACATTCAAGCAAGCGATTTACTCGCTACCTATAAAACAGAGCAAGTTGACGATGAGTTAACGAAGCTTGAGGCTGAACGGGACGCTTATGAAACTGAATTAAGTGACTTGCAATCCGCCTTGTCACAAATAGAATCGGATTTTGGAGGTACAGATAATCCAAAAAGTTCGATTAATACAGATCAAATTAGTGATAAATTAAATGTCACAGTAAAATTGGAGTTAGGTCAACAAAATACTCCATCTACAGCTGTAGCTATTTTAAATCGCCATATTGCAGAAGCTACACGTCAAATTGCCGTAATGGATGCTCAAATTGCCCAAATTCAAGCACGCCAAGGAGTAGTAAGCCCTGTTGATGGTGTTATTGCCAACGTCACAGACGAAGCTGGTACAGTAACATTTGAAATTTATTCAACAGAAAAAGCAATGCTTGTCTACTTATCTGAAGAAGAATGGCAACAGGTTGCGGCTGGGCAAAGGGTCGACTTTGAACTACAGCATTTCAAAGATGACCTATCAGGTATCGTACTTGAAAAATCAATGATTGCTACAAATCATGACGCTATATGGGCAAAAGAATTAGCAAAATCAGCGAAACTACCGAAGCCTACTAATTATGAAGTAATGCTACAACAAGACGATATGTTAGAAAATATTCCGTTTTCAACAGTTGGTCAGGCTGCAATCGTAGTGAATGAAGCTTTTGATGCTTATAAAGTGAATTCTTCTTGGGTTAAATCAGTAAAAGGTGCTAAGAGCGTCTATATAATTGACGAGGATGGAAAAATTCGTCTTGAAGATATTGAAGTTGCTTTTTCAACGAAAGATTCAACGATATTCACAAGCTATATAGATGTTGGTACGCCTATTTTAGCTAATGAAAAACGTAATATTTTAGCACGCACTTTCTGCTCAATGCCCGTGAAAAAAATTGAGTGGCAACACTTTAAAGAAATTGGCTGGAAAGACTACGTCAAATATATAATTTTCTAA
- a CDS encoding glycosyltransferase gives MKPRILIASPVRQKPLILDYFLFSLQSLNKDEHKVDFLFIDDNDDQQSTELLTLFQSQNEGVKIIKNNQQNELYRKDEHTHYWTDSLIEKVGKMKDRIIEHAIQLQYDGLLLIDSDLMLYPNTLQNLWNAQKDIISNIFWTEWNKNEVALPQVWMMDEYTLYEINNGEKLEPIDIANRTSAFINKLKVPGIYEVGGLGACTLISRKALLKGVRFKQLKNLSFWGEDRHFCIRASALELPLFVDTRLPAFHIYRESDLLGAEKFKNEIIIGKKQQATVSLCMIVKNEEQVLARCLSSVQGLVDEIIIVDTGSSDKTKEIAKQYTSLIYDFEWIDDFSQARNFSFSKATKDYILWLDADDIIEERERIHFLNLLEELTNKEVDSVMMDYHLAFDENGNPTYSLKRNRVVKRSCDFKWVGAVHEYLAVQGNVIQRNIAITHRKEKAYTDRNLKIYKRREAQQEQFTARDLFYYGNELKDHALYKEAIDKYQQFLATKQGWIEDEIAACIKIADCYEMLNDADRQLHFLLKTFAYSTPRPECCCRLGAKFLADSQYEQAIYWYEQAISMKNKPKQGNLIEHIAWTWLPYIQLAVCYDRLGQYDISNNYNEQALQYDPTNKLILDNQQYFKNRLKD, from the coding sequence ATGAAACCTCGTATATTAATTGCTAGTCCTGTACGACAAAAACCTTTAATTTTAGATTATTTTTTGTTTTCACTTCAGTCGTTAAACAAAGACGAGCATAAAGTGGATTTTTTATTTATTGATGATAATGATGACCAACAATCAACGGAACTTTTAACGTTATTTCAATCACAAAATGAAGGTGTAAAAATTATTAAAAATAACCAGCAAAATGAACTTTATAGGAAGGATGAACACACACATTATTGGACCGACTCGCTAATTGAAAAAGTAGGGAAAATGAAAGATAGGATTATTGAACATGCAATTCAATTACAATATGATGGTTTGCTACTGATAGATTCTGATTTAATGTTGTATCCGAATACACTTCAAAACTTATGGAATGCGCAAAAAGACATTATCTCTAATATTTTCTGGACTGAGTGGAACAAAAATGAAGTAGCACTACCTCAAGTGTGGATGATGGATGAATATACATTATACGAGATTAATAATGGCGAAAAATTAGAACCAATCGATATTGCCAATAGAACGTCCGCTTTTATCAATAAATTAAAAGTACCAGGCATCTATGAAGTAGGGGGGCTAGGTGCTTGCACATTAATAAGTAGAAAAGCACTTTTAAAGGGTGTTCGTTTTAAACAGCTAAAAAATTTATCGTTTTGGGGAGAAGATCGACATTTTTGCATAAGGGCTTCCGCTTTGGAATTACCGTTATTTGTTGATACTCGTTTGCCTGCTTTTCATATTTATCGAGAGTCAGACCTACTAGGTGCGGAAAAATTTAAAAATGAAATCATTATTGGAAAAAAGCAACAAGCGACTGTTAGCTTATGTATGATCGTCAAAAATGAAGAACAAGTTTTAGCGCGTTGTTTATCTTCTGTTCAAGGACTTGTGGATGAAATAATTATTGTAGATACTGGCTCCTCCGATAAAACGAAAGAAATTGCCAAGCAATACACAAGTCTTATTTATGATTTTGAATGGATAGATGATTTTTCACAAGCTCGCAATTTTTCATTTAGCAAAGCCACCAAGGATTATATTTTATGGTTAGATGCAGATGATATTATAGAAGAGAGGGAAAGAATACATTTTCTAAACTTACTAGAAGAACTAACGAATAAAGAAGTGGATAGTGTGATGATGGATTATCATTTAGCCTTTGATGAGAATGGCAATCCAACATATAGCCTTAAAAGAAATAGAGTAGTAAAACGTTCTTGCGATTTTAAATGGGTTGGGGCAGTACATGAATATTTAGCTGTCCAAGGGAATGTTATACAGCGTAATATAGCCATTACACATCGTAAAGAAAAAGCCTATACAGACCGTAATTTGAAAATTTATAAGCGCAGGGAAGCGCAACAAGAGCAATTTACGGCACGGGATTTGTTTTATTATGGAAATGAATTAAAAGATCATGCATTGTACAAAGAAGCCATTGATAAATATCAACAATTTTTAGCGACAAAACAAGGGTGGATTGAGGATGAAATTGCAGCTTGTATAAAAATAGCAGATTGTTATGAAATGCTGAATGATGCTGATAGACAGTTGCATTTTTTATTAAAAACTTTCGCTTATAGCACGCCTCGCCCAGAATGTTGTTGTCGTTTAGGTGCAAAATTTTTGGCAGATTCACAATACGAACAAGCTATTTATTGGTATGAACAAGCAATCAGTATGAAGAACAAACCAAAACAGGGGAATTTAATTGAACATATCGCTTGGACATGGCTACCATATATTCAATTAGCTGTTTGTTACGACCGTCTGGGACAATATGACATATCGAATAATTACAATGAACAAGCATTACAATACGATCCAACAAATAAACTTATATTAGATAATCAGCAATATTTTAAAAACAGATTAAAGGATTAA
- a CDS encoding S-layer homology domain-containing protein — MKRNKLFQGAIVAALATSAIVVVPTAHAVEGFSDVDMTKEYGTAVKDLATRGIINGYADGTFKPFADVTRGQVAKILANLLALDTQNVIDPQFTDVKQSDEYYGAIAALANEGIATGFADGSFGVNQAITREQLASMLTSAFQLSNNTEDWTLPFTDIVKYSDAYYAVGPLFEHNITKGITPTTFGLKETVKRSQLALFIHRIEAIQANRVVQSFAARDFGATQLEAYSYDNIAADGEHEFFKIHQTTNGLTVEALREGSGHFMLVSYNIDKEENYEIIDTQKYKVVVTEVDGKLQLDCQQTDEITPGSALLFEEDLGFNPSHIQLTTANGHEVSDKVYVYQPFNFDGWEPESIPKGGNYELKLLQAGDYIATLSDDKGQSVRVGIHAETDGYEMYTSAAVEVSSVFIPKSEIGFTVKDVHVEQFTGALYDHKIVDVENAADGVTVKKVGKGETIFAIRLNGTNGEKLFVQGMMYEVSGITTMYYELATQQDMENAW; from the coding sequence ATGAAACGAAATAAATTATTTCAAGGTGCAATCGTTGCGGCTTTAGCTACAAGTGCCATTGTAGTAGTGCCGACAGCGCACGCAGTTGAAGGATTTAGCGATGTGGATATGACGAAAGAATATGGAACTGCGGTGAAAGATTTAGCTACCCGCGGGATTATTAATGGTTATGCAGATGGTACATTTAAGCCGTTTGCAGATGTCACACGTGGACAAGTAGCCAAAATTTTAGCAAATTTATTGGCTTTAGATACGCAAAATGTAATAGACCCTCAATTTACCGATGTTAAGCAAAGTGATGAATACTACGGCGCAATTGCGGCATTAGCAAATGAGGGAATTGCGACAGGCTTTGCCGATGGTAGCTTTGGTGTCAATCAAGCCATCACACGTGAGCAATTAGCGAGCATGTTAACATCTGCTTTCCAATTAAGTAATAATACTGAAGATTGGACACTGCCGTTTACGGATATTGTAAAATACTCTGATGCGTATTATGCAGTAGGTCCATTGTTTGAACACAATATTACAAAGGGTATTACACCTACAACATTCGGTTTAAAAGAAACAGTCAAACGTTCACAACTTGCATTATTTATTCATCGTATAGAGGCGATACAAGCAAATCGCGTTGTCCAAAGTTTCGCTGCGCGTGATTTTGGAGCTACTCAATTGGAAGCCTATTCTTATGATAATATAGCGGCTGATGGGGAGCATGAATTTTTCAAAATTCATCAAACAACGAATGGTTTGACGGTAGAGGCATTGCGTGAAGGATCTGGCCACTTTATGTTAGTAAGCTACAATATTGATAAAGAAGAAAACTATGAGATTATTGACACGCAAAAATATAAAGTGGTCGTTACAGAAGTGGATGGCAAGCTTCAACTTGATTGCCAACAAACAGATGAAATTACACCGGGTTCAGCATTACTTTTCGAAGAGGATTTAGGCTTTAATCCGTCTCATATTCAGCTAACAACTGCAAATGGTCATGAAGTAAGTGACAAAGTCTACGTCTATCAACCATTCAATTTTGATGGTTGGGAGCCAGAAAGCATTCCAAAAGGCGGCAATTATGAATTGAAGTTATTGCAGGCAGGTGACTACATTGCAACATTGTCGGATGATAAAGGACAATCTGTACGTGTAGGTATTCATGCTGAAACAGATGGTTATGAAATGTATACTTCAGCAGCAGTTGAAGTCAGCAGTGTTTTCATTCCGAAGAGTGAAATAGGCTTTACTGTGAAAGATGTTCACGTAGAGCAATTTACAGGAGCATTGTATGATCACAAAATTGTTGATGTGGAAAATGCTGCTGATGGTGTAACAGTTAAAAAAGTTGGCAAAGGTGAAACCATTTTTGCCATTCGCCTAAACGGTACGAATGGTGAAAAGCTATTTGTCCAAGGAATGATGTATGAAGTAAGTGGAATAACGACGATGTATTACGAATTAGCGACACAACAAGATATGGAAAATGCGTGGTAA